The stretch of DNA AACTCCGCCGTCGGCCCCTGCCTCAGCtacgcccgcggcggcgccggcccctCCTCGGCCTGCTGCAGCGGCGTCAGGAGCCTCAGCTCCGCCGCCAGCACCACCGCCGACAGGCGCACCGCCTGCAACTGCCTCAAGAACGCCGCCGGCAGCATCAGCGGTCTCAACGCCGGCAATGCCGCCAGCATCCCCTCCAAGTGCGGCGTCAGCATTCCCTACACCATCAGCACCTCCATCGACTGCTCCAGgtaatcaaacaatatatatgatcGATCATCTGCAACAAACAAactagataattaattaatgccaTTCCATGATCATCTATGAAgtttacataattaaatttgtgCGTgtacgtatgtatgtatgttgcAGAGTGAGCTGAGCTACAGGCCGGAGGATCgatgatcaatatatataatgtggAACCGATCGAGATCTGTATCTGATGTTATCTATGGTATGCTGAATAAAATGAGAGCTAGCTAGGTCGATggacatatgcatgcatggttgatCGGCCGGTCACGCTTGTCGTACGTCCGTCGTTGTTTGTGTCATCGATGATCGGCATGATCAGTTTCCATTGTGTTCGTCGTTTGAGGACTGCATGAGAGCTAGAGATCAGTTTGTACAATGTCTATGTACTTCTAACTTCTGCATGTATGTACGTACTACTTGTACTACGTGCGTGTACGTTGTGGATTATACATTACATACAGCTCTTTTtgttatacatatttatttactacATATCTTCCTCTTGGCGGCGTTGTGTTATATTCTATTTGAGGTTTCCTCCAATCCTTgaatacatacacacacacacacacacatatatatatatatatatatatatatatatatatatatatatatatatatatatcacatacATAtactacacctggtagtaggatagagccttcccatatatatatatatatatattatttacataCCTAGTATTtagatatacaaaatttttatataaaaatatgatattttaagataTCTTGTCaaggatgatatatatatctttggaATACCATAATTTctactctaaaaataaaaatatggtaccttcAGATACTAGATACCTCTACTaaaatttcacataaaaatttagtacctcggGGTATTTTATCAAAGGCCGTAAAATTTTCTGTGAGGTATATATACCTCTTTGTACTTCTACGTTTCGTACATGTCTTAAAAGATACTCTTAAGGTATAGTAAATATCTTGACATGTTCGACCGTTCACTCCTATTCTAATAGTTTGGTTTAAccaattgtattttatttttgacctTTCAAGCGGTAAAGAGATATAGGAGGTTTATAACTCTATGAGGATAGAAGAAAACCTCATTCCATTATATTTATTCCCTCGATCAAAAATAGTGGtagtttatcaaaatattataagttattagATACTGACAAATATGTCTTTGTCATAGAAAGGGGCTGATTGGTTGGCTTTTACATaaaagacatatttacaaataacaataatttatgaataaatcttttataaatatattcttagtgatctaaaagccaatactgctgaaaaataacctacggtgaaaaaactccaaaataaactctaaatttaagattaaaaatttaaattttgacttataagcataaacaaaagcgaaaagatggggtagGGTGAAAGGTTTTGGCTCAACTATAGGGATaacattttagaaaatatcctTTTACCCATGTGCTACACTGCACGCTGAAATCAGTTTTTTGTGCAATCCAAATTGGGCAACTCAAGAATATTTGGGGGGAGGGTTGACAAAATGGAATTTTCAGaaatttcgaaaaaaaaactggactttttaaaaataaacaaattttggatgaatttgACCAAACCATGCATAATTCAAAACTTGTTTGTAATTTCAGGAATTAAAAATTGGCAGGATTgttataatgaaaaatataaaaaaacgtGGACAAAaagattataaatatgtacgaatttaggcttacTTTAAATAGTCTTCTTAATTAAAAGAATTACTTTTTTATGGGAAAGTTATCCTTGTGTACTGTGCGTTATAGTGGGGTTGGGTGGTGGCGAAACACCTGAAATTATagtccaaaatataaaaatctaacTATGTCTTGGCATAAGGTAAAAGTTTGTCACAAGTTAAGCCAACAATATATTAACATAATGGTCAGAGTACGTAACCAAAGCGGTGTATTGCAAAGACGTTTTTGAGTGTCCTTTGGCAAATGACCCCAATCTACTTTTACCCTTTTTAATACTCAAACTAGAATGTGTTGGTTCGTATTAGGGCTCTGCCGCTCTCTCTGTGAACTGGCATGGCTCCCCGAGCGGCCTTTGTTCCATTTCTCCAGGCCTA from Oryza brachyantha chromosome 12, ObraRS2, whole genome shotgun sequence encodes:
- the LOC102703533 gene encoding non-specific lipid-transfer protein 2B, with translation MARAQLVLVALMAALLLAGPHATMAAISCGQVNSAVGPCLSYARGGAGPSSACCSGVRSLSSAASTTADRRTACNCLKNAAGSISGLNAGNAASIPSKCGVSIPYTISTSIDCSRVS